One Vibrio gazogenes genomic region harbors:
- a CDS encoding helix-turn-helix domain-containing protein yields MNFSQMHHERNSLALKRCKSYSFDVNQQAESLVKWDQHYNQHSQGHFSGYLDELNFGGMHLFEEYTNQTLLQHCCVNEHNIWLGFSLQKQRPKINGTQIEEGQLMIRPSGVEFELITPKEFHIYGLVLDKRVLQQELIGLDADLWLNESAKILVSGPNTRVSYELAKIIGLMLHDNTPFSTVLNHDKSGERLKRLRPVISSAIADLLLQTETGMKEIEVSAPAKRRVLERIRDHIEKTGRYPLTTTELCQIAYVSRRTLQYCFEQELGVSPIQYLRDCRLNEIRRILLNTEEEVVISNLAVEFGFYHISTFNEHYKKLFGETPSQTRQRARLYHYKR; encoded by the coding sequence GAAAGAAATTCACTCGCACTAAAACGATGCAAGTCCTACTCATTTGATGTCAATCAGCAAGCCGAAAGTTTAGTGAAATGGGATCAACATTATAATCAGCATAGCCAAGGCCACTTTTCAGGTTATCTTGATGAGCTGAATTTTGGTGGTATGCACCTATTTGAGGAATATACCAACCAAACGCTGTTACAGCACTGCTGTGTCAATGAACATAATATTTGGCTTGGTTTTTCATTACAGAAACAACGCCCTAAAATTAATGGCACCCAAATTGAGGAAGGTCAATTGATGATCCGTCCATCAGGCGTCGAGTTTGAGTTGATCACCCCTAAAGAGTTTCATATCTATGGGTTGGTGCTAGATAAACGAGTGTTGCAACAAGAGTTGATTGGGCTCGATGCTGATTTATGGCTCAATGAATCAGCAAAAATTTTGGTTAGTGGGCCAAATACGAGAGTGAGTTATGAATTGGCCAAAATTATTGGTTTGATGCTGCACGATAATACGCCGTTCTCAACAGTGCTTAACCATGATAAAAGCGGCGAGCGTCTTAAACGCTTACGTCCCGTCATTAGTTCGGCTATTGCGGATTTACTGTTGCAAACCGAAACCGGGATGAAAGAAATTGAAGTTTCAGCGCCCGCAAAACGGCGTGTGTTAGAACGGATTCGAGACCATATTGAGAAAACAGGACGTTATCCTTTAACCACGACAGAGTTGTGCCAAATTGCTTACGTTAGCCGTCGAACGCTTCAATATTGTTTTGAACAAGAGTTAGGGGTATCTCCTATCCAATATTTACGTGATTGCCGTCTTAATGAAATTCGACGAATTTTACTCAATACAGAAGAAGAGGTTGTGATTTCCAACCTAGCGGTCGAATTTGGGTTCTACCATATCAGTACTTTTAACGAGCATTACAAGAAACTGTTTGGTGAAACCCCAAGTCAAACTCGACAACGTGCTCGCTTATACCATTATAAACGCTAG
- the arfB gene encoding alternative ribosome rescue aminoacyl-tRNA hydrolase ArfB has product MLTISNTVILAEWEIEMTAIRAMGNGGQNVQKVSSAIHLRFDIQRSSLPSVYKERLLALSDSRITKDGVVVIKSQTYRTQEQNRLDALERLKGLIQSVMVVQKRRRATKPTWSSKLKRINTKKKMGQKKALRGRVNED; this is encoded by the coding sequence ATGTTAACTATCTCTAATACGGTCATTCTTGCGGAATGGGAAATTGAAATGACGGCTATCCGGGCCATGGGGAACGGTGGGCAAAATGTGCAGAAGGTATCCTCAGCCATTCATTTACGTTTTGATATTCAACGTTCGAGTTTACCCTCAGTATACAAAGAAAGATTACTCGCTCTCAGTGATTCTAGAATTACCAAAGATGGCGTTGTCGTGATCAAATCACAAACCTATCGAACTCAGGAACAAAACCGACTTGATGCATTAGAACGTCTTAAGGGACTGATTCAATCCGTCATGGTGGTACAAAAGCGTCGGCGAGCGACCAAGCCAACCTGGTCATCAAAACTCAAGCGCATAAATACTAAAAAGAAGATGGGACAAAAGAAAGCCTTACGAGGTCGAGTCAACGAAGACTGA
- a CDS encoding transposase: MATARSQLICPEVTPYYHIVSRCVRRSFLCGYDPYCGKSYEHRREWVESRIFTLASIYCIGICSHAVMSNHYHMVVYIDKKKAISLSDHEVIERWGQEHQLPQPIQRLLDGQLTSQAERDACTQLIETWRHRLYSLSCFMQELNHEIAVRANKEDQCKGRFWEGRFKSQALLDEKALLAAMAYVDLNPVRANIADTPEQSEYTSIKARLTSLAQGKTEAHNLVSFIGYEHQDKPQGIPFRLMDYIELVDWVGRQIRKDKRGYIHQRLPNILTRLSLSQQECLKLCTELEKKPRLWVGSTEQLNLAKQQLKKQRMLGIHIS; this comes from the coding sequence ATGGCAACTGCCCGCTCACAACTCATTTGCCCCGAGGTCACGCCCTACTATCACATCGTCTCCCGCTGTGTCCGTCGCTCATTTCTATGTGGTTATGACCCTTATTGTGGTAAATCCTATGAACATCGCCGGGAGTGGGTGGAATCACGTATCTTCACATTAGCTTCTATCTACTGTATTGGGATTTGCTCTCATGCTGTGATGAGTAACCATTACCATATGGTCGTCTATATCGATAAAAAGAAGGCTATCTCTCTTTCTGACCATGAGGTCATTGAACGATGGGGACAAGAGCATCAACTCCCCCAGCCCATTCAGCGCCTTCTCGACGGCCAACTGACTTCTCAAGCTGAGCGTGATGCCTGCACCCAACTCATTGAAACTTGGCGTCACCGACTCTATTCCCTCAGCTGTTTTATGCAAGAGCTCAATCATGAGATTGCCGTCCGTGCCAACAAAGAAGACCAGTGCAAAGGGCGATTCTGGGAAGGACGGTTTAAATCTCAGGCTTTACTCGATGAGAAAGCCCTGTTAGCAGCGATGGCCTATGTTGACCTCAATCCGGTCAGAGCAAATATAGCTGACACACCCGAGCAGTCTGAATACACTTCGATTAAAGCCCGGCTGACTTCACTGGCGCAAGGAAAAACCGAAGCCCACAATTTAGTGAGTTTCATCGGCTATGAACATCAGGATAAACCCCAAGGTATTCCTTTCCGACTGATGGATTATATCGAATTGGTCGATTGGGTCGGGCGGCAAATCAGGAAAGATAAACGGGGCTATATTCACCAACGCCTACCCAACATTCTCACGCGGTTATCTCTGTCTCAGCAGGAATGCCTCAAACTCTGCACTGAGCTGGAAAAGAAACCCAGACTCTGGGTCGGTTCAACCGAACAGCTTAATCTCGCGAAACAACAGCTCAAAAAGCAGAGAATGCTCGGGATTCATATTTCCTGA